The proteins below are encoded in one region of Arthrobacter sp. CJ23:
- a CDS encoding S8 family serine peptidase, whose protein sequence is MAVGLPLLLSSLAVAPANAAPAPESTVAGVAAKNLDPSAYQDGRYMVVLAEKPAATYDGGTPGYAATKPQQGKKLDAGKGEVKQYQAHLKQKLRDVAAQEGVQVKREFTTAVNGFSANLSADQAINLAKDPRVLMVAPDTQFAPDYSTADFLKLSGPNGTWNTQYGGQDNAGKGTVVGVIDTGYTPSSAFFAGDPVQPLVGDPQVGVPYRTADGKIAMLKADGETFVGECQTGEDFDGTACNSKVLSAHYFADAFLETVPEANRAPEELISPVDVDSHGTHTASTAAGKANVETTVDGRSFGITSGIAPAAKLSVYKVCWEDDDPSTGGCYGSASVDAIEQAILDGVDVLNFSISGSTTTTTDPVSLAFLSAASAGIFVAASAGNSGPAASTVNHGAPWMTTVAATSFSQELQGTIEFADGSKFRGASIMNQEVNGAGVVLSTNAASGTGNAALCAPGSLDPAKVAGKVVVCNRGVIDRTAKSAEVLRGGGVGMILVNLSSSSLDTDKHAVPTVHVNPPATQAIKDKVAANPAITVSLLNHDTTGLPAEAQPQIAGFSSRGPLLATGSDLLKPDVAAPGVAILAGVSPIGTGGDNFGFLSGTSMASPHVAGFGALILGKNPQWSPAMVKSAMMTTAGDVKLADGAKNTDVFATGAGQVDPAAVLSPGLVYDADTEDYLEFIQGTGVDLGIPGLGSTLPRNMNVPSFALGNLAGKVEVTRSVTALAPGLYRATANVPGVNVKVTPSVLNFSAAGETRSFKVTFENKSAALGAFATGSLTWQGAGKSVTSPIAVRPQSVIVEKSLSFTGTGPNGSAAIDVVSGTGSPVAVTVDGLSKADSSAIELVPGPFEGSTNASNFVKKVTVGSGKTLAKFSVISSDEAADFDMVVLTPAGQQLVSATGAASESVSVPNPAAGDYYVFANLFASPDNRPTKASVDAAILGANEGNATVTPNPITIANGKSGTINLNWSNLTPGTYIGRLTFEGASEPTFVTVVVAAGEAVVVAPAEEDPKKGKKNKGKIHGDEPAENPNNAI, encoded by the coding sequence ATTGCCGTGGGACTTCCGTTGCTCCTCTCCTCACTGGCTGTGGCTCCGGCCAACGCAGCCCCCGCGCCGGAATCGACCGTAGCCGGCGTGGCCGCGAAGAACCTGGACCCCAGCGCCTACCAGGACGGCCGTTACATGGTGGTCCTGGCCGAGAAGCCCGCGGCAACCTACGACGGCGGCACGCCGGGTTATGCGGCCACCAAGCCGCAGCAAGGCAAGAAGCTCGACGCCGGCAAGGGCGAGGTCAAGCAGTACCAGGCCCACCTGAAGCAGAAGCTCCGGGACGTGGCCGCGCAGGAAGGCGTGCAGGTCAAGCGCGAGTTCACCACCGCCGTCAACGGCTTCAGCGCGAACCTCTCCGCCGACCAGGCCATCAACCTGGCCAAGGACCCCCGCGTCCTGATGGTCGCCCCCGACACCCAGTTCGCCCCCGACTATTCCACCGCGGACTTCCTGAAGCTCAGCGGGCCCAACGGCACGTGGAACACGCAGTACGGCGGGCAGGACAATGCCGGCAAGGGCACCGTGGTGGGCGTGATCGATACCGGCTACACGCCGTCGAGCGCGTTCTTCGCCGGGGATCCCGTGCAGCCCCTCGTGGGAGACCCCCAGGTGGGCGTGCCGTACCGCACCGCGGACGGCAAGATCGCCATGCTGAAGGCCGACGGCGAAACGTTCGTCGGGGAATGCCAGACCGGCGAGGACTTCGACGGCACCGCCTGCAACTCCAAGGTCCTCAGCGCCCACTACTTCGCCGACGCTTTCCTGGAGACCGTTCCCGAGGCCAACCGGGCCCCCGAGGAACTGATCTCGCCCGTCGATGTGGACAGCCACGGCACGCATACGGCAAGCACGGCTGCCGGCAAGGCCAACGTGGAAACCACGGTGGACGGCCGCAGCTTTGGCATCACCAGCGGCATCGCCCCCGCGGCCAAGCTCTCCGTCTACAAGGTCTGCTGGGAGGATGACGACCCCAGCACGGGAGGCTGCTACGGCTCGGCCTCCGTCGACGCGATCGAACAGGCCATCCTGGACGGCGTCGACGTCCTGAACTTCTCGATCTCCGGTTCCACAACCACCACCACGGACCCGGTCTCGCTGGCGTTCCTCTCGGCCGCCTCGGCCGGCATCTTCGTGGCGGCATCGGCCGGCAACTCGGGCCCGGCCGCCAGCACGGTCAACCACGGCGCGCCGTGGATGACCACCGTTGCCGCCACCTCGTTTTCCCAGGAACTCCAGGGAACCATCGAATTCGCCGACGGCAGCAAGTTCCGCGGCGCCAGCATCATGAACCAGGAGGTGAACGGGGCCGGCGTGGTGCTGTCCACCAACGCTGCCTCGGGCACCGGCAACGCCGCCCTCTGCGCCCCCGGATCCCTGGACCCGGCCAAGGTTGCCGGCAAGGTGGTTGTCTGTAACCGCGGCGTGATTGACCGCACCGCCAAGAGCGCCGAAGTCCTGCGCGGCGGCGGGGTGGGCATGATCCTGGTGAACCTCAGCAGCTCCTCGCTGGACACGGACAAGCACGCTGTCCCCACGGTCCATGTGAACCCGCCAGCCACCCAGGCCATCAAGGACAAGGTGGCCGCCAACCCGGCCATCACCGTCTCCCTGCTGAACCATGACACCACGGGCCTGCCCGCCGAGGCCCAGCCGCAGATCGCCGGATTCTCCTCGCGCGGTCCGCTGCTCGCCACCGGATCGGACCTGCTCAAGCCCGATGTCGCGGCACCGGGCGTGGCCATCCTTGCCGGCGTCTCCCCCATCGGCACGGGCGGCGACAACTTCGGCTTCCTGTCCGGAACCTCCATGGCCTCCCCGCACGTGGCAGGCTTCGGGGCGCTGATCCTGGGCAAGAACCCGCAGTGGTCCCCGGCCATGGTGAAGTCCGCCATGATGACCACCGCGGGCGACGTAAAGCTCGCCGACGGTGCCAAGAACACGGACGTCTTCGCCACCGGCGCGGGCCAGGTTGATCCTGCCGCGGTCCTCTCGCCCGGCCTCGTGTACGACGCCGACACGGAGGACTACCTCGAGTTCATCCAGGGCACGGGGGTCGACCTCGGAATTCCGGGCCTCGGCAGCACCCTGCCGCGCAACATGAACGTCCCCTCCTTCGCGCTGGGCAACCTGGCCGGGAAGGTGGAGGTCACGCGCAGCGTGACGGCACTGGCCCCGGGCCTGTACCGGGCCACGGCAAATGTTCCGGGCGTCAACGTGAAGGTCACTCCGTCCGTGCTGAACTTCAGCGCGGCCGGAGAGACGCGGAGCTTCAAGGTCACGTTCGAGAACAAGAGCGCGGCCCTGGGCGCCTTCGCCACGGGCTCGCTGACCTGGCAGGGCGCCGGCAAGTCCGTCACCTCCCCCATCGCCGTGCGGCCCCAATCGGTCATCGTGGAGAAGAGCCTTTCCTTCACCGGCACCGGCCCCAACGGTTCTGCGGCGATCGACGTCGTCTCCGGCACCGGCTCGCCGGTGGCAGTGACGGTGGACGGCCTGTCCAAGGCGGATTCCTCGGCGATCGAACTGGTCCCGGGCCCGTTTGAGGGCAGCACCAACGCATCCAACTTCGTCAAGAAGGTCACGGTTGGATCGGGCAAAACCCTGGCGAAGTTCTCGGTCATTTCCTCCGATGAGGCCGCCGACTTCGACATGGTGGTCCTGACGCCCGCCGGCCAGCAGCTGGTCTCCGCCACCGGAGCAGCGAGCGAGTCGGTATCCGTTCCGAACCCGGCGGCCGGCGATTACTACGTCTTCGCCAACCTGTTCGCCAGCCCGGACAACCGGCCCACCAAGGCCAGTGTTGACGCCGCCATCCTCGGCGCCAACGAGGGCAACGCCACGGTGACGCCGAACCCGATCACGATCGCCAACGGCAAGTCGGGAACCATCAACCTCAACTGGAGCAACCTCACTCCGGGAACCTACATCGGCCGTCTCACCTTTGAAGGCGCCAGCGAGCCCACGTTTGTCACCGTAGTGGTGGCGGCCGGCGAAGCAGTGGTGGTGGCTCCCGCCGAGGAAGACCCGAAGAAGGGCAAGAAGAACAAGGGCAAGATCCACGGCGACGAGCCGGCGGAGAACCCGAACAACGCCATCTGA